A genomic stretch from Campylobacter lari subsp. concheus includes:
- a CDS encoding penicillin-binding protein activator LpoB has translation MKKIKILTSVMAIGVLFSACMQQPTYVDGTAAKVKQGDSLSMALTGEDFDNTAKEMLNSLFNSSYVVNKIGNSGKAIVAVYDVINDTALRIDTRNLTDLMVEELINSGKFAASATQGNDSATQNNMDDVMSDKDDDRYDKATVSKNHTQISASLTLQGRIGQQNIKLSNGKTQVEYFFVMKLAEKGSGLVVWQKTNRINKLGSSKTVSW, from the coding sequence ATGAAAAAAATTAAAATTTTAACAAGCGTAATGGCTATAGGTGTTTTATTTAGTGCGTGTATGCAACAACCTACTTATGTAGATGGAACTGCAGCAAAAGTAAAACAAGGCGATTCTTTAAGCATGGCTTTAACTGGTGAAGATTTTGACAATACAGCTAAAGAGATGTTAAATAGTTTGTTTAATTCAAGTTATGTTGTGAATAAAATAGGAAATTCAGGTAAGGCTATTGTGGCAGTTTATGATGTGATAAATGATACAGCTTTAAGAATAGATACTAGAAATTTGACTGATTTGATGGTAGAAGAACTTATAAATTCAGGTAAATTTGCAGCTTCAGCTACTCAGGGCAATGATAGTGCTACTCAAAATAATATGGATGATGTAATGAGTGATAAAGATGATGATAGATATGATAAAGCCACAGTATCTAAAAATCATACGCAAATTAGTGCTTCTTTGACTTTGCAGGGAAGAATTGGTCAGCAAAATATAAAATTAAGTAATGGTAAAACCCAAGTTGAATACTTTTTTGTTATGAAATTAGCTGAAAAGGGCAGCGGTTTAGTAGTATGGCAAAAAACTAATAGAATTAATAAACTAGGATCTAGTAAAACTGTAAGCTGGTAA
- a CDS encoding YcfL family protein, translated as MKKIIFLLLLNCMLLVSQDTFDANFKHTNVKSVKERINNAGLLEVQIIFYSSVDKKLSYKIEWFDKDGFVIKNTIDKNYKNIRLLAKQEYIIQNIASNKQAKKYKIYIK; from the coding sequence ATGAAAAAGATAATTTTTTTATTGTTATTAAATTGTATGTTATTGGTTTCACAAGATACTTTTGATGCAAACTTTAAACATACAAATGTAAAAAGTGTAAAAGAAAGAATAAATAATGCAGGATTATTAGAAGTGCAGATTATTTTTTATAGTTCTGTTGATAAAAAACTTTCTTATAAAATAGAATGGTTTGATAAGGATGGGTTTGTTATAAAAAATACTATTGATAAAAACTATAAAAACATAAGATTGTTAGCTAAACAAGAGTATATTATACAAAATATAGCTAGTAATAAGCAGGCTAAAAAATATAAAATATATATCAAATAA
- a CDS encoding cytochrome-c peroxidase, whose protein sequence is MKKISLLVASSLLVASTAFANDKALLDEAKAAGLAPLPKDQAGVEKLLKEMGVKASKFSKEKANLGKKLYFEPRLSKSGLISCNTCHNLGMGGADGIAAAVGHKWTANPHHLNSPTVYNSVLNSTQFWDGRAGTLADQAKGPIEAEPEMATPAKLAVEKISSMPEYVKEFKKIYGSDGVTFDNIADAIATFERTLLTPSKFDKFLEGDTKALSKKEKEGLKTFIDKGCTACHTGVNLGGSMQAFQVAAKYKFANVGDFKGDANGLVKTPTLRNIAETAPYFHNGAIWTLQDAIKEMGSVQLGIEISDKEAASIETFLHALTGKKPSITYPQLPKATEKTPKPEL, encoded by the coding sequence ATGAAAAAAATTTCATTATTAGTTGCATCATCATTATTAGTTGCATCAACTGCTTTTGCTAACGATAAAGCTTTACTTGATGAAGCAAAAGCAGCAGGTTTAGCACCTTTGCCAAAGGATCAAGCAGGTGTTGAAAAACTATTAAAAGAAATGGGTGTTAAAGCTAGCAAGTTTTCTAAAGAAAAAGCTAATCTTGGTAAAAAGTTATATTTTGAACCAAGACTTTCTAAAAGTGGTTTGATTTCTTGTAATACCTGTCATAACTTAGGCATGGGTGGTGCCGATGGTATAGCAGCTGCTGTAGGACACAAATGGACTGCTAATCCTCATCATTTAAATTCACCAACAGTTTATAACTCTGTTTTAAATTCAACTCAATTTTGGGATGGTAGAGCAGGTACTTTAGCAGATCAAGCAAAAGGACCAATCGAGGCAGAACCTGAAATGGCAACACCGGCAAAATTAGCAGTAGAAAAAATTTCTTCTATGCCAGAATATGTTAAAGAATTTAAAAAAATATATGGTAGTGATGGAGTAACTTTTGATAATATAGCAGATGCTATTGCTACATTTGAAAGAACACTTTTAACTCCATCTAAATTTGATAAATTCTTAGAAGGCGATACAAAAGCTTTAAGTAAAAAAGAAAAAGAAGGTTTAAAAACTTTCATCGATAAAGGCTGTACAGCTTGTCATACGGGAGTAAATCTAGGTGGTAGCATGCAAGCTTTCCAAGTGGCAGCTAAATATAAATTTGCAAATGTAGGTGATTTTAAAGGTGATGCAAATGGTTTAGTTAAAACTCCAACTTTAAGAAATATTGCCGAAACAGCTCCATACTTCCACAATGGTGCTATTTGGACTTTACAAGATGCGATTAAAGAAATGGGTAGTGTGCAACTTGGTATAGAAATTTCTGACAAAGAAGCAGCTTCTATAGAAACTTTCTTGCATGCTTTAACAGGTAAAAAACCAAGCATTACTTATCCTCAACTTCCAAAAGCTACTGAAAAAACTCCAAAGCCAGAGCTTTGA
- the plsY gene encoding glycerol-3-phosphate 1-O-acyltransferase PlsY has product MENLIIYLLAYLIGAIPFGLLLAQIFAKTNIKNAGSKSIGATNVLRVVKESDPKLAKTLAVATIVLDALKGIMPILVAKNLGYDENILWTMAVLAVFGHCFSPYLKFEGGKGVATGAGVLAVFLPFEIICALLTWFIIGRIFKISSLASLGALIILIATSFIFHYDMPVINTHAPIFIIAFIVVYKHIPNILRLIGKQECKVI; this is encoded by the coding sequence ATGGAAAATTTAATAATTTATCTTTTAGCTTATCTTATAGGTGCTATACCTTTTGGTCTTTTACTGGCTCAAATTTTTGCCAAAACAAATATTAAAAATGCAGGTAGCAAAAGCATAGGCGCTACCAATGTTTTAAGGGTAGTAAAAGAAAGTGATCCTAAACTTGCCAAAACACTTGCTGTTGCAACAATTGTCTTAGATGCACTTAAAGGAATTATGCCTATATTAGTAGCAAAAAATTTAGGCTATGATGAAAATATCTTATGGACTATGGCTGTTTTAGCAGTATTTGGTCATTGTTTTTCTCCTTATTTAAAATTTGAAGGTGGTAAAGGAGTAGCTACTGGAGCTGGGGTTTTAGCGGTATTTTTACCTTTTGAGATTATATGTGCACTTTTGACTTGGTTTATTATAGGTAGGATATTTAAAATTTCGAGTTTAGCCTCACTTGGAGCTTTAATTATTTTAATTGCAACTTCTTTTATATTTCATTATGATATGCCTGTGATTAATACCCATGCGCCGATATTTATCATCGCCTTTATAGTAGTTTATAAACACATACCAAATATTTTAAGGCTTATTGGAAAACAAGAATGCAAAGTCATATAA
- a CDS encoding DUF6844 domain-containing protein gives MKKRFAIGSLLVASFLYAQATPQVEITQEDIKIQNEMSDASSKDITPKSLDDFFEEFADNFGIKYGITKDGKTFYTGRSVVALSDSDPQFAQALQNAYQKAMLNLQSDFIEDAFGRMAVSKIQNYEADNSTNAKEFEELPKGSVVGQIFDKLVQLSGAKLDKALRDLGINVEGLTEERKKTLLKEEFLNKTITSAVGSMSGLIPVQTIVTQRRGQYDIGVIAVVSKKTRQLAKDMSLARQSNIKGKGKNINEYLPKDTKGFLNEYGIRLVYDEKGSPVILSYGNWGYIADTNNAKKTNILEDRAKDTASTMADAAIIEFINTNLSLKDEKTTGESYEEIIKQSLNINNNTTQEQIQNFTNIVEKINTKIKASASGKIKGIGTLKRWNYTSENGIEHVGVVRFYSYDNVANINEALKSNSNTSASKTEPKKSSNIQRSSNVVNDIDDF, from the coding sequence ATAAAAAAAAGATTTGCTATTGGATCATTGTTGGTAGCGAGTTTTCTTTATGCTCAAGCAACTCCACAGGTTGAAATTACTCAAGAAGATATTAAAATTCAAAATGAAATGTCAGATGCTAGCTCTAAAGATATTACTCCAAAATCTTTAGACGATTTTTTTGAAGAATTTGCAGATAATTTTGGCATAAAATATGGTATTACAAAAGATGGAAAAACCTTTTATACGGGTAGAAGTGTAGTTGCGCTAAGCGATAGCGATCCTCAATTTGCTCAAGCTTTGCAAAATGCTTACCAAAAAGCTATGCTTAATTTGCAGTCTGATTTTATTGAAGATGCCTTTGGAAGAATGGCAGTGAGTAAAATTCAAAATTACGAAGCTGATAATTCTACTAATGCAAAAGAATTTGAAGAACTACCAAAAGGAAGTGTTGTAGGACAAATTTTTGATAAACTGGTTCAATTAAGCGGTGCAAAATTAGATAAAGCTTTGAGGGACTTGGGTATTAATGTAGAAGGTTTAACAGAGGAAAGAAAAAAGACTTTATTAAAAGAAGAGTTTCTTAATAAAACAATTACTAGTGCAGTTGGTTCAATGAGTGGTTTAATTCCTGTACAAACTATAGTTACGCAAAGAAGAGGGCAATATGATATTGGTGTAATTGCAGTTGTTTCTAAAAAAACTCGTCAACTTGCTAAAGATATGTCTTTAGCACGCCAAAGCAACATTAAAGGTAAAGGAAAAAATATCAACGAGTATTTACCAAAAGACACTAAAGGCTTTCTTAATGAATATGGTATTCGCTTAGTTTATGATGAAAAAGGTTCACCAGTTATTTTAAGCTATGGAAATTGGGGTTATATTGCTGATACAAATAATGCCAAGAAGACAAATATATTAGAAGATAGGGCTAAAGATACAGCTTCAACTATGGCTGATGCAGCTATAATTGAATTTATTAATACAAATTTAAGTTTAAAAGATGAAAAAACTACAGGTGAAAGTTATGAAGAAATCATCAAACAAAGCTTAAATATCAATAACAACACTACTCAAGAACAAATTCAAAATTTTACAAATATTGTAGAAAAAATCAATACAAAAATAAAAGCAAGTGCTAGTGGAAAAATCAAAGGCATAGGAACACTTAAAAGATGGAACTATACAAGCGAAAATGGTATAGAACATGTAGGTGTTGTAAGATTTTATTCTTATGATAATGTGGCAAATATTAACGAAGCTTTAAAATCAAATTCAAACACCAGTGCCTCAAAAACTGAACCTAAAAAGTCTTCTAACATACAAAGAAGTTCTAATGTTGTAAATGACATAGATGATTTTTAG
- a CDS encoding Ppx/GppA phosphatase family protein yields the protein MAKKTAVIDLGSNSIRMVVFERTSRYGFFICSEHKKKVRLGENAYNNNKILQEESMLKAEKALAYFKEKAVKEKCRKIIAVGTSALRDAPNAKEFITRISKNVGLNIKCINGKTESFLGGLAALNLLSNIQNATTIDIGGGSTELCLIKEGKIIDCISLDLGTVRLKEIFYDTKRLNALDQFIQEALMQIPKHFQSENIIAIGGSLRALSNSIMKKNSYPLKIIHNFSYSFEKEKNYIEKIQNAKNLTDFDIKKDRFDTIKEGCVIFLALAEKLKAKNIITSAVGVREGVFLSNLFQKYAKIKNDTNDFSQFNAKFPPNFNPSLKSLQDRFGVDYKDKSTYFASKLFDVLSPLHKISLDFKKDLLSAAKLAHIGEKINFYFANEHSAYMAMSGLNFGFSHKEILLIATLLKANGKKINPIAVEHVKELLPNNHILAWLNFILALAKKLAKDSDENLDFTLKNHTLYIYSTKKQIYFSREEIKKISKPKLIILAFNQSN from the coding sequence ATGGCTAAAAAAACAGCAGTAATTGATCTTGGCTCTAACTCCATTCGTATGGTTGTTTTTGAAAGAACCTCAAGATATGGTTTTTTTATTTGCAGTGAACACAAAAAGAAAGTAAGACTTGGAGAAAATGCTTATAATAACAACAAAATCCTCCAAGAAGAATCCATGCTTAAGGCTGAGAAGGCACTAGCTTATTTTAAAGAAAAAGCTGTAAAGGAAAAATGCAGGAAAATTATTGCTGTTGGAACTTCTGCGCTAAGAGATGCACCTAATGCAAAAGAATTTATTACTAGAATATCAAAAAATGTAGGTTTAAATATAAAATGCATTAACGGTAAAACAGAATCATTTTTAGGTGGTCTTGCTGCGTTAAATTTACTATCAAATATTCAAAATGCCACCACTATAGATATAGGTGGAGGATCAACCGAACTTTGCTTGATTAAAGAAGGTAAAATTATAGATTGTATTTCACTTGATCTAGGAACGGTAAGATTAAAAGAAATTTTTTATGACACTAAAAGATTAAATGCTCTAGATCAATTCATACAAGAAGCTCTAATGCAAATTCCAAAACATTTTCAAAGTGAGAATATTATTGCCATAGGCGGGAGCTTAAGAGCATTATCAAATTCTATAATGAAAAAAAATTCCTATCCTTTAAAAATAATCCATAATTTCAGCTACAGCTTTGAAAAAGAAAAAAATTATATAGAAAAAATTCAAAATGCGAAAAATTTAACAGACTTTGATATTAAAAAAGATCGTTTCGATACTATAAAAGAGGGTTGTGTGATATTTTTAGCCTTAGCTGAAAAACTTAAAGCTAAAAATATCATCACTTCTGCAGTAGGTGTCAGAGAAGGCGTGTTTTTATCTAATCTTTTTCAAAAATACGCTAAAATAAAAAATGACACTAATGACTTTTCGCAATTTAATGCCAAATTTCCGCCAAATTTCAATCCAAGCTTAAAATCCTTACAAGATCGCTTTGGTGTTGATTATAAAGATAAAAGTACTTATTTTGCAAGTAAATTATTTGATGTGCTTTCACCTCTTCACAAAATAAGTTTAGATTTTAAAAAAGACCTTTTAAGCGCTGCTAAATTAGCCCATATAGGTGAAAAAATTAATTTTTATTTTGCTAATGAACATAGCGCCTATATGGCAATGAGTGGCTTAAACTTTGGCTTTTCACACAAAGAAATTTTGCTTATTGCAACTCTTTTAAAAGCCAATGGTAAAAAAATAAACCCCATTGCTGTAGAACATGTTAAAGAATTATTACCAAATAACCATATATTAGCCTGGCTTAATTTTATTCTAGCACTAGCAAAAAAACTTGCCAAAGATAGTGATGAAAATCTTGATTTTACATTAAAAAACCATACCTTATATATTTATTCAACAAAAAAACAAATTTATTTTTCAAGAGAAGAAATCAAAAAAATTTCAAAGCCAAAACTTATTATTTTAGCTTTTAATCAATCTAATTAA
- a CDS encoding COG3014 family protein, protein MKNKILFSIIVLTAILFSACANHAKMNNELEQKLTQKICSDEFFTQEMTKVDKKDDPVYVGLNAGLIAKNCGDFNLSNEFFDKVEESYQVDVDLRSGAQKITKTTVATLINDSILDYDGSLYERIMVNMYKGLNFMSEGDYNNARVEFKRALLRQDRAKDYFKAQIAKNKAELEKAKKEDPNFNKNFSESTKQINAQYEALFEEFSTSKNFTNPYATYLASIFYYMSKDYTLAKDLFKEIKILNPKNKEINKEWKAISNAKSKNKYVFIVYENGFGVIKDEFKLTLPLILNDTLTTTSIALPKLKKRSQSFEYLSVNDTNTTKLVDLDNVVASEFKFEQPSIVTKAIVSAILKTTINAAVANNDSTGGFLSLASGIMNAATTQADVRSWRGLPQSIGVVMIKNTGKIIIKTPSDDVLFERQINPKKNVLVIVRSFAPSIAPSINIIEK, encoded by the coding sequence ATGAAAAATAAAATTTTATTTAGTATAATTGTATTAACAGCTATTTTATTTAGTGCGTGTGCTAATCATGCAAAAATGAACAATGAATTAGAACAAAAGTTAACTCAAAAGATATGCTCTGATGAATTTTTTACTCAAGAAATGACTAAGGTAGATAAAAAAGATGATCCAGTATATGTAGGATTAAATGCAGGTTTAATTGCAAAAAATTGTGGAGATTTTAATCTTAGTAATGAATTTTTTGATAAGGTTGAGGAATCTTATCAAGTTGATGTGGATTTAAGAAGTGGTGCCCAAAAAATTACTAAAACAACTGTAGCTACATTAATAAATGATTCTATATTAGACTATGATGGTTCTTTATATGAAAGAATAATGGTAAATATGTATAAGGGTTTAAATTTTATGAGCGAGGGCGATTATAATAACGCAAGAGTGGAGTTTAAAAGAGCTTTATTGCGTCAAGATAGAGCGAAAGATTATTTTAAAGCCCAAATTGCTAAAAATAAAGCAGAATTAGAAAAAGCCAAAAAAGAAGATCCAAATTTTAATAAAAATTTTAGTGAATCAACAAAACAAATAAATGCTCAATATGAAGCTTTGTTTGAAGAATTTTCAACAAGTAAAAATTTTACTAATCCTTATGCAACTTACTTAGCTTCGATTTTTTATTATATGAGTAAAGATTATACTTTAGCTAAAGATTTATTTAAAGAAATAAAAATTTTAAATCCAAAAAATAAAGAAATTAATAAAGAGTGGAAAGCAATTAGCAATGCTAAATCAAAAAATAAATATGTTTTTATTGTTTATGAGAATGGTTTTGGTGTGATAAAGGATGAGTTTAAATTAACTCTGCCTTTGATTTTAAATGACACTCTTACGACAACTTCTATTGCTCTACCTAAGCTAAAAAAAAGAAGTCAGTCTTTTGAGTATTTAAGTGTAAATGATACTAATACTACAAAATTAGTTGATTTAGATAATGTTGTAGCAAGCGAGTTTAAGTTCGAGCAACCATCAATAGTTACAAAAGCAATAGTTTCAGCTATCTTAAAAACTACTATCAATGCAGCAGTAGCTAATAATGATTCAACAGGAGGTTTTTTAAGTCTTGCTAGTGGTATTATGAATGCAGCAACAACTCAAGCTGATGTTAGATCTTGGAGAGGATTGCCACAAAGTATAGGAGTTGTTATGATTAAAAATACAGGTAAAATTATTATAAAAACTCCAAGCGATGATGTGTTATTTGAAAGACAGATTAATCCAAAGAAAAATGTATTGGTTATAGTTCGTTCTTTTGCGCCTAGTATTGCTCCAAGTATAAATATTATAGAAAAATGA
- a CDS encoding dihydroneopterin aldolase, whose protein sequence is MQSHIKVSLEFKCIIGLLDFERIQEQKVLIELEAKSKKFLDYAKLCARIEKIYKKKKFKTIEKSLKYICKDIKKHHKKLQFINITCYKPDIIKNACVGASLSKKY, encoded by the coding sequence ATGCAAAGTCATATAAAAGTTAGCTTAGAATTTAAATGCATTATAGGACTTTTAGATTTTGAAAGAATTCAAGAACAAAAAGTCCTAATAGAATTAGAAGCTAAAAGCAAGAAATTTTTAGATTATGCAAAATTATGTGCTAGAATAGAAAAAATCTATAAAAAGAAAAAATTTAAGACTATAGAAAAATCTTTAAAATATATATGCAAAGATATCAAAAAGCACCATAAAAAACTTCAATTTATAAATATTACTTGCTATAAGCCCGATATCATTAAAAATGCGTGCGTTGGAGCTAGTTTAAGCAAAAAATATTAA
- the fliN gene encoding flagellar motor switch protein FliN encodes MIEDQLGLLQSYEDILDISVDFVSELGTTNMSVRELLKLEVGSVIDLEKPAGESVELYLNKRIFGKGEVMVYEKNLAIRINEILDSKSVLQYFKKELQ; translated from the coding sequence ATGATAGAAGATCAGTTAGGATTATTGCAATCTTATGAAGATATTTTAGATATTAGTGTTGATTTTGTTAGTGAGCTTGGCACAACTAATATGAGTGTGAGAGAACTCTTAAAGCTAGAAGTTGGTTCTGTGATAGATCTTGAAAAGCCAGCAGGTGAAAGTGTGGAGCTTTACTTAAATAAGAGAATTTTTGGTAAAGGTGAGGTAATGGTATATGAAAAAAACCTCGCAATAAGAATTAATGAAATTTTAGATTCTAAATCAGTATTGCAGTATTTTAAAAAAGAATTGCAATGA
- the hsrA gene encoding homeostatic response regulator transcription factor HsrA — MRILVVEDEASLNKTLSNTLNEFGYQSDTSENFKDAEYFIGIRHYDLVLSNWTIGNNDASDLINAIKQKSPRTAIVTMCTKADKENEIKALKAGADDYIKKPLDFEILMARIEARLRFGGTNVIKIDDLVIDPDEEKITYQGKDIELKGKPFEVLTHLARHSDQIVSKEQLLDAIWEEPELVTPNVIEVAINQIRQKMDKPLNISTIETVRRRGYRFCFPKKTN; from the coding sequence ATGCGTATTTTAGTTGTAGAAGATGAAGCATCGCTTAATAAAACTTTATCAAATACTTTAAATGAGTTTGGCTACCAAAGCGACACTTCAGAAAATTTTAAAGACGCTGAGTATTTTATAGGTATTAGACATTATGATTTAGTATTATCAAATTGGACCATAGGTAATAATGATGCAAGCGATTTGATCAATGCTATCAAACAAAAATCTCCAAGAACTGCTATAGTAACAATGTGCACAAAAGCAGATAAAGAAAATGAAATCAAAGCTTTAAAAGCTGGAGCGGATGATTATATAAAAAAACCTTTGGATTTTGAAATTTTAATGGCAAGAATCGAAGCTAGACTTAGATTTGGCGGGACAAATGTGATTAAGATTGATGATTTAGTGATTGATCCTGATGAAGAAAAAATCACTTATCAAGGAAAAGACATAGAATTAAAAGGAAAACCTTTTGAAGTTTTAACTCACCTTGCTAGACACTCTGATCAGATCGTATCAAAAGAACAACTTTTAGATGCTATTTGGGAAGAACCTGAGCTTGTAACTCCAAATGTTATAGAAGTTGCAATCAATCAAATAAGACAAAAAATGGATAAACCTCTTAATATTTCCACTATAGAAACTGTGCGCCGCAGAGGATATCGCTTTTGTTTTCCTAAAAAAACTAACTAA
- a CDS encoding YfhL family 4Fe-4S dicluster ferredoxin has protein sequence MSLLITRECISCDACREECPDEAIYDNDPIYVIDPDLCTECVNEFSEPACIVACPVDCIIPDPDNVESIDELRLKHKNKDI, from the coding sequence ATGTCACTTTTAATCACTAGAGAATGTATATCCTGTGATGCATGCAGAGAAGAATGCCCAGATGAAGCAATTTATGATAATGATCCAATCTATGTCATAGATCCTGATTTGTGTACTGAATGCGTAAATGAATTTTCAGAACCAGCCTGTATAGTAGCCTGTCCAGTAGATTGTATCATACCTGATCCTGATAATGTAGAAAGTATTGATGAGCTTCGCTTAAAACATAAAAATAAAGATATTTAA